Proteins encoded within one genomic window of Nonomuraea gerenzanensis:
- a CDS encoding LacI family DNA-binding transcriptional regulator: protein MATQRDVARAAGVSLAVVSAVVNGTSHTRMKESTRTRVLQAMQELGYQPNQTARSLRLNQTDMIAMILNKLDNPVYGPLRQGVYEAAAEHGATVLLGDAETMRSGSQFLTRLLSQGTVDGILIRGEGLLDDDVMAELRSHPKPILILEHALDHPWIDVDDRRAGEIATRFLVNLSHRHIVFVGGSGYLSQQRYLGYQQAMDAAGLTPAPHLATGFGEQAGADGLRQAMQAATAPTAIVVNNIMSAVGVLAAARDLGIAIPDQLSVVGIHDVDLMQHLRPAVTAVRMPMYQLGRAGVEALYDLIAGRPRAGGVITDPEPELVIRDSATALTRIRD, encoded by the coding sequence ATGGCAACGCAACGTGACGTCGCACGGGCGGCTGGGGTGTCACTCGCCGTGGTGTCGGCGGTGGTCAACGGCACGAGCCACACCCGGATGAAGGAATCCACCCGCACCCGGGTGCTCCAGGCGATGCAGGAGTTGGGCTACCAGCCGAACCAGACGGCGCGCTCGCTGCGGCTCAACCAGACCGACATGATCGCGATGATCCTCAACAAGCTCGACAACCCGGTCTACGGACCGCTGCGGCAGGGGGTCTACGAGGCAGCGGCGGAGCACGGCGCGACGGTCCTGCTGGGCGATGCCGAGACCATGCGCTCCGGCAGCCAGTTCCTGACCCGGCTGCTCAGCCAGGGCACGGTCGACGGTATCTTGATCCGCGGCGAAGGGCTGCTGGACGACGACGTGATGGCCGAACTCCGCTCCCACCCCAAGCCGATCCTCATCCTGGAACACGCACTGGACCATCCCTGGATCGACGTGGACGACCGCCGCGCGGGCGAGATCGCGACGCGGTTCCTGGTCAACCTCAGCCACCGCCACATCGTCTTCGTCGGTGGCTCGGGATACCTCTCCCAGCAGCGCTACCTGGGCTACCAGCAGGCGATGGACGCCGCCGGCCTGACACCGGCTCCGCACCTGGCCACCGGGTTCGGTGAGCAGGCCGGCGCCGACGGGCTCCGGCAGGCCATGCAGGCGGCGACCGCGCCGACCGCCATCGTCGTCAACAACATCATGAGCGCGGTCGGGGTCCTGGCCGCCGCACGCGACCTCGGCATCGCCATCCCCGACCAGCTATCGGTGGTCGGCATCCACGACGTCGACCTGATGCAACACCTGCGCCCGGCCGTCACCGCAGTCCGGATGCCCATGTACCAACTCGGCCGGGCCGGCGTCGAGGCGCTTTACGACCTGATCGCGGGACGGCCACGCGCGGGCGGTGTCATCACCGACCCCGAACCCGAACTGGTGATCCGTGACTCAGCGACTGCTCTGACCCGGATCCGCGATTAG
- a CDS encoding ABC transporter ATP-binding protein, giving the protein MRVEFDDITVALGGRDVVQQASLTVDSGTVVGLVGPNGSGKSSLLRTLYRALKPRQGTVRLDGQDVQHLSGRQAARAVAVMLQDPVTDFDLSVQETVLLGRAPHHASFGRDTPDDIRIVDEAMRRAEITDLGDRMVATLSGGQRQRVMLARALAQESPVLVLDEPSNHLDISHQHELMSTVRSLGRTVIAALHDLNLATQYCDRVVVLAAGRIVAAGPPAQVFSPELIRTTFGVDVRVLGDPDEPVFAFRRLDASGDPIDVPSTRTESSTHP; this is encoded by the coding sequence ATGAGAGTGGAGTTCGACGACATCACCGTTGCCCTCGGCGGCCGGGACGTGGTGCAGCAGGCGTCGCTGACCGTTGACTCGGGCACGGTGGTGGGCCTGGTAGGGCCGAACGGCAGCGGAAAGTCCTCGCTGCTGCGTACGCTCTACCGTGCGCTGAAGCCTCGGCAGGGCACGGTGCGCCTCGACGGGCAGGACGTGCAGCACCTGAGCGGCAGGCAGGCGGCACGAGCGGTAGCGGTCATGCTCCAGGACCCGGTGACCGACTTCGACTTGAGCGTTCAGGAGACGGTGCTACTCGGCCGTGCCCCGCACCATGCCTCCTTCGGCCGGGACACCCCGGACGATATTCGCATCGTGGACGAGGCGATGCGCCGCGCCGAGATCACGGACCTCGGTGACCGCATGGTCGCCACTCTCTCCGGGGGTCAGCGGCAGCGTGTCATGCTCGCCCGCGCCCTCGCCCAGGAGAGCCCAGTGCTGGTGCTGGACGAACCGAGCAACCATCTCGACATCAGCCACCAGCACGAGTTGATGAGCACGGTGCGCAGTCTGGGACGCACCGTGATCGCCGCTCTCCATGACCTGAACCTCGCGACCCAGTACTGCGACCGTGTCGTCGTGCTCGCCGCCGGTCGCATCGTCGCCGCCGGGCCGCCGGCTCAAGTGTTCAGCCCTGAGCTGATCCGCACCACCTTCGGCGTGGACGTCCGCGTCCTCGGCGACCCCGACGAACCCGTCTTCGCCTTCCGCCGCCTCGATGCGAGCGGTGACCCCATCGATGTGCCCTCCACCCGAACAGAAAGCAGCACCCACCCATGA
- a CDS encoding ABC transporter permease translates to MPTTGCGRRCKPASRAGPSACLHRWRPAMRSLRDRWRRDRVLLLLALPGVTALLLFHYLPLGGNIIAFQDFQPFLGIWHSPYVGLDNFEPMLTGDPVFLNALVNTLIITLIQVIFVFPLPICLALILNATISERLKRLTQSILYMPHFLSWVIVVALFQQMFGNGGMLNAWLRSADLSTFYVVGVPELFKLMITSQVIWKDTGWSTIIFLAALSRVDPAQMEAAVVDGASAARRLWHVTLPYIRPVIVLLLILRLGDSLSVGFEQIILQQAQVGAGASEVLDTYVYNHGIVGGDWGTAAAVGLIKGMVGVALVLGANRLAHALGEQGVYAK, encoded by the coding sequence ATGCCGACGACCGGCTGCGGGCGGCGGTGCAAGCCTGCGTCGCGGGCCGGCCCATCGGCCTGCCTGCACCGGTGGAGACCGGCGATGCGTAGCCTGCGCGACCGCTGGCGGCGCGACCGGGTCCTGCTGCTGCTGGCGCTTCCCGGGGTCACGGCGCTGCTGCTGTTCCACTATCTGCCGCTCGGCGGGAACATCATCGCGTTTCAGGACTTCCAGCCGTTCCTCGGAATCTGGCACAGCCCGTACGTCGGGCTGGACAACTTCGAGCCGATGCTCACCGGCGACCCGGTTTTCCTCAACGCACTCGTCAACACACTGATCATCACGCTGATCCAGGTGATCTTCGTGTTCCCGCTGCCGATCTGCCTCGCGTTGATCCTGAACGCGACCATCAGCGAACGGCTCAAACGCCTCACCCAGTCGATCCTCTACATGCCGCACTTCCTGTCCTGGGTCATCGTGGTCGCCCTGTTCCAGCAGATGTTCGGCAACGGCGGGATGCTCAACGCCTGGCTGCGCTCGGCCGACCTGTCCACGTTCTACGTCGTCGGCGTACCCGAGTTGTTCAAACTCATGATCACATCACAGGTGATCTGGAAGGACACCGGCTGGTCGACGATCATCTTCCTCGCCGCACTGTCCAGAGTGGATCCGGCGCAGATGGAGGCCGCGGTGGTGGACGGCGCCTCGGCGGCTCGCCGCCTGTGGCACGTGACCCTGCCCTACATCCGCCCGGTGATCGTCCTGCTGCTGATTCTGCGGCTCGGTGACTCGCTGTCCGTCGGGTTCGAGCAGATCATCCTGCAGCAGGCACAGGTCGGTGCCGGTGCCAGCGAAGTACTCGACACCTACGTCTACAACCACGGGATCGTCGGCGGCGACTGGGGCACCGCGGCCGCGGTGGGGCTGATCAAAGGCATGGTCGGTGTCGCGCTCGTGCTCGGCGCCAACCGGTTGGCCCACGCCCTGGGCGAGCAGGGGGTGTACGCCAAATGA
- a CDS encoding extracellular solute-binding protein: MAPLFSRRHVLALGAATGLAPLLGACGDGSPSSPNSSTGPVKLPTYKPVTAAPPDLAAKPAGVSPGYFTYPAASSAASQPVRGEAVTALTYTYDPIAPALGSNPYWQNLNSELGTELKITYVASTDYKSKVATTIAGGDLPDIVAIQGVVQQMPAMLKATFTDLTEYLSGDAVLAYPNLAALPTDAWRSTVYDQRIWGIPVPRARIGTVLYSRADLLAKAGLSLQPDSWAEFKEMADALTDERAGRWAFGQIPFNTILEMNGITGNWPGGTGVWQAEGGVFTHSGTTPQFTQALEDTVELVKSGVVHPDHAGAPNTKRNAWMLAGTTSFTIGGYAGWGKFYGQAKDVPGFRLTGMLSPTRDGTGTQVRTPGPTLSSFTAMAKTDNADRIKQILRVLDWLCAPFGSSEYLALRYGVEGQTFTRNGSDPTLTEAARSQMFLPVRYLAEASPVIYEPGNRQAVQDQHDHQAVGVPLAVADPTLGLYSETAASKAASEQQELDSVLLEIQLGNKPVSAWQPAIKKFMDRVGDKIKAEYEEQAGG; this comes from the coding sequence ATGGCACCCCTCTTCAGCCGCCGCCACGTCCTGGCACTCGGCGCGGCAACGGGGCTGGCCCCGCTGCTCGGGGCCTGCGGTGACGGCAGCCCGAGTTCGCCGAACAGCTCGACCGGGCCGGTCAAGCTGCCCACCTACAAGCCCGTCACCGCGGCCCCGCCCGACCTGGCCGCCAAGCCGGCCGGGGTGTCGCCGGGATACTTCACCTACCCGGCCGCCTCCAGCGCCGCATCACAACCGGTGCGGGGCGAAGCCGTCACGGCACTGACGTACACCTACGACCCGATCGCCCCCGCGCTCGGCTCGAACCCCTACTGGCAGAACCTCAACAGCGAACTCGGCACCGAACTGAAGATCACGTACGTCGCCTCGACCGACTACAAGAGCAAGGTCGCCACGACCATCGCCGGTGGAGATCTCCCCGACATTGTGGCCATCCAGGGCGTTGTCCAGCAGATGCCGGCCATGCTGAAGGCGACATTCACCGACCTCACCGAGTACCTGTCCGGGGACGCGGTCCTCGCCTACCCGAACCTCGCCGCCCTGCCCACCGACGCCTGGCGCAGCACCGTCTACGACCAGCGGATCTGGGGCATCCCGGTGCCGCGGGCACGGATCGGCACCGTGCTGTACAGCCGGGCCGACCTGCTGGCCAAGGCAGGACTCAGCCTCCAGCCCGATTCGTGGGCCGAGTTCAAGGAGATGGCGGACGCGCTGACCGACGAGCGGGCCGGTCGGTGGGCGTTCGGACAGATCCCGTTCAACACGATCCTTGAGATGAACGGGATCACCGGCAACTGGCCCGGCGGCACAGGCGTCTGGCAGGCCGAAGGTGGGGTCTTCACCCACTCCGGGACGACACCGCAGTTCACGCAGGCCCTCGAGGACACCGTCGAGCTGGTGAAGTCGGGGGTGGTGCATCCCGACCACGCGGGCGCGCCCAACACGAAGCGCAACGCGTGGATGCTGGCCGGCACGACCTCGTTCACCATCGGCGGGTACGCCGGGTGGGGCAAGTTCTACGGTCAGGCGAAAGACGTGCCCGGCTTCCGCCTGACCGGCATGCTCTCGCCCACCCGCGACGGCACTGGGACGCAGGTACGCACGCCCGGCCCGACCCTCTCCAGCTTCACCGCCATGGCCAAGACCGACAACGCCGACCGGATCAAGCAGATCCTCAGGGTCCTCGACTGGTTGTGCGCACCCTTCGGCAGCAGCGAGTACCTGGCCCTCCGGTACGGCGTCGAGGGCCAGACGTTCACCCGCAACGGCTCCGACCCGACTCTCACCGAGGCCGCGCGCAGCCAGATGTTCCTGCCGGTGCGGTACCTCGCCGAAGCGTCGCCCGTCATCTACGAGCCGGGCAACCGCCAGGCCGTACAGGACCAGCACGACCACCAGGCCGTCGGCGTCCCGCTTGCCGTCGCGGACCCGACCCTCGGGCTGTACTCGGAGACCGCCGCCAGCAAGGCCGCCAGCGAGCAGCAGGAACTGGACTCGGTGCTGCTGGAGATCCAGCTGGGGAACAAGCCCGTCTCGGCGTGGCAGCCGGCCATCAAGAAGTTCATGGACCGGGTGGGAGACAAGATCAAGGCCGAGTACGAGGAGCAGGCGGGTGGTTGA
- a CDS encoding polysaccharide pyruvyl transferase family protein, translating into MTSTRRTVLLRSSWATVNIGDVAHSPGVVRAFQRFAPEAEVILWPVRLEERERSMLRHAFPDVRVVDGTLGGDGPSTPELAAAIEGADVLMHGSGADAFQSTEIDWWREHVGRPYGYFGITVDPLCPPTMATLPELAQMVDLLPPSYLEDDVKDRFDSADFVYCRETLTLATLRGQKITGPDLAFGPDGTFAFDHTDAVAAARLLEGFGLRPGRFACFVPRLRYAPYAKIYGTEPTREQMRRDAVNRATVTHDLAVLAAAIETWVRVSGLPAVVVPEMSYAVELAHEQLPSLLSPQTLGQVRLLDRYWPLEEATGVYAVSSLVVSMECHSPILAARHAIPTVYLRQPTETTKSQMFADLGAPDLVIELDHRAAATVVAAVTGIATDPAPAVARSRRLAANADDRLRAAVQACVAGRPIGLPAPVETGDA; encoded by the coding sequence ATGACATCGACACGTCGCACCGTCCTCCTGCGGTCCTCCTGGGCGACGGTGAACATCGGCGACGTGGCTCACTCCCCTGGCGTGGTGCGGGCGTTTCAGCGGTTCGCCCCCGAGGCCGAGGTCATCCTCTGGCCGGTGCGGCTGGAGGAGCGCGAACGATCCATGCTGCGGCACGCGTTTCCCGACGTGCGCGTCGTCGACGGCACTCTCGGCGGGGACGGGCCGAGCACCCCGGAGTTGGCCGCCGCCATCGAGGGTGCGGACGTCCTGATGCACGGATCGGGCGCCGACGCCTTCCAGAGCACCGAGATCGATTGGTGGCGCGAGCACGTGGGCCGCCCGTACGGGTACTTCGGGATCACCGTGGATCCGCTGTGCCCACCGACCATGGCGACACTGCCGGAGCTGGCACAGATGGTCGACCTGCTCCCACCGTCCTATCTCGAGGACGACGTCAAGGACCGTTTCGACAGCGCCGACTTCGTGTACTGCCGCGAAACGCTGACCCTGGCCACCCTGCGCGGCCAGAAGATAACCGGGCCCGACCTCGCCTTCGGGCCGGACGGCACGTTCGCGTTCGACCACACTGACGCCGTCGCGGCCGCTCGCCTGCTGGAGGGTTTCGGCCTGCGGCCCGGTCGGTTCGCCTGTTTCGTTCCGCGGCTGCGCTACGCCCCCTACGCGAAGATCTACGGTACGGAGCCGACCCGCGAGCAGATGCGGCGCGACGCGGTCAACCGGGCCACCGTGACGCACGACCTGGCGGTGCTGGCGGCGGCGATCGAGACCTGGGTACGCGTCAGCGGCCTGCCGGCCGTCGTGGTGCCCGAGATGAGCTATGCCGTCGAGCTCGCTCACGAGCAGCTTCCCAGCCTGCTCAGTCCACAGACGCTCGGTCAGGTCCGGCTCCTGGACCGGTACTGGCCGCTGGAGGAGGCGACCGGGGTCTACGCCGTCTCGTCGCTGGTGGTCAGCATGGAGTGTCATTCGCCGATCCTGGCCGCACGACATGCGATCCCGACCGTCTACCTTCGGCAGCCGACCGAGACCACGAAATCTCAGATGTTCGCCGACCTCGGCGCCCCGGACCTGGTGATCGAGCTCGACCATCGTGCCGCGGCGACGGTCGTCGCGGCGGTCACCGGCATCGCCACCGACCCGGCGCCCGCGGTCGCCCGCAGCAGGAGGCTCGCGGCCAATGCCGACGACCGGCTGCGGGCGGCGGTGCAAGCCTGCGTCGCGGGCCGGCCCATCGGCCTGCCTGCACCGGTGGAGACCGGCGATGCGTAG
- a CDS encoding carbohydrate ABC transporter permease, producing the protein MTSRPAPTAVSVARPAAGAGPRPRSGRSRRPAWMGEPSKLGVGARGLVLGLGCLAVLVPFWAVLMTSIASPEEVNRAGGFVLWTNDPTLDSYRAVLSGGIVTRALLVSAGITVVGTALSLVSTIALAYALSRPGSLLHKPILLMTVFTLLFNPGIIPMYLTVKQLGLLDSYLALILPVLVNAFNVIVMRAFFQGIPGELRESAYIDGAGEMRILLRIVLPLSKAVVSVIGLFYAVAYWNAFFSAMLYLQSSEKWPLQLVLRTYVVNNTPIGSDQLSSNLENLPPQISVQMAILVISVLPILFIYPFIQKHFAKGLMVGAVKG; encoded by the coding sequence ATGACGAGCCGACCTGCGCCGACCGCGGTGTCCGTGGCGCGCCCCGCCGCGGGCGCAGGGCCGCGGCCACGCTCGGGCCGCAGCCGGCGTCCGGCCTGGATGGGCGAGCCCAGCAAGCTGGGGGTCGGTGCGCGGGGACTCGTGCTCGGCCTGGGCTGCCTGGCGGTTCTGGTGCCGTTCTGGGCGGTGCTCATGACCAGCATCGCCTCCCCGGAGGAGGTCAACAGGGCGGGCGGCTTCGTGCTGTGGACGAACGATCCGACGCTGGACTCCTACCGGGCCGTCCTGTCCGGAGGAATCGTCACCCGTGCGCTGCTGGTGAGCGCCGGCATCACCGTGGTCGGCACGGCACTCAGCCTCGTCAGCACGATCGCTCTGGCGTACGCGCTGTCGCGGCCGGGTTCGTTGCTGCACAAGCCGATCCTGCTGATGACGGTGTTCACCCTGCTGTTCAATCCGGGCATCATCCCGATGTACCTCACGGTCAAACAGCTCGGCCTGCTGGACAGCTACCTGGCACTGATCCTGCCGGTGCTGGTGAACGCCTTCAACGTCATCGTCATGCGCGCGTTCTTCCAGGGGATCCCCGGTGAGCTGCGGGAAAGCGCTTACATCGACGGTGCGGGGGAGATGCGCATCCTGCTGCGGATCGTCCTGCCACTGTCGAAGGCGGTCGTCTCCGTGATCGGGCTGTTCTACGCAGTGGCGTACTGGAACGCCTTCTTCTCCGCGATGTTGTACCTCCAGTCGTCGGAGAAGTGGCCGCTGCAACTGGTGCTGCGCACCTACGTCGTCAACAACACCCCGATCGGATCCGACCAGCTCAGCTCGAACCTGGAGAACCTGCCACCGCAAATCTCCGTCCAGATGGCGATTCTTGTCATCTCCGTCCTGCCCATCCTGTTCATCTATCCCTTCATCCAGAAGCACTTCGCCAAGGGACTCATGGTCGGCGCCGTCAAGGGTTGA
- a CDS encoding ABC transporter substrate-binding protein, with the protein MTRASRIPARSAAIASAAVALFLAGCGTSVTQASPRPSAAAAVTLENCGRKVVVNDAPKAAVGMHPAQTELLLRLGLAGRIAGQAQAKAQALPEDVAPLAANIPMIGGVTPPSREDLLAVKPDFVYSPTTYEFTAEQGFASIEQLEQAGVSVYVANGGCKDRRMTGEVTDLFTDLENIGKIFGVEEAAAGLIAKSRADLDKVAKALADVKKLRVAQVYVDGTTLQTIGAGVEYDILRLAGADNVYTPDQPAFAKFFAATITPESLAAERPDALVFSVYDEKHEAATRKYLTTTFPDMPAVRNDRLIAVSSADVFPGTLGNISIVRRIAERLYPDAF; encoded by the coding sequence ATGACGCGCGCCTCTCGCATCCCCGCCCGATCCGCCGCCATCGCGAGCGCCGCCGTAGCGTTGTTTCTCGCCGGCTGCGGCACCTCTGTGACACAGGCCTCCCCGAGACCCAGCGCGGCCGCCGCGGTGACGCTGGAGAACTGCGGCCGGAAGGTCGTCGTCAATGACGCTCCCAAGGCGGCCGTCGGCATGCACCCGGCGCAGACCGAGCTGCTGCTGCGTCTGGGCCTGGCCGGCCGCATCGCCGGGCAGGCCCAAGCCAAGGCGCAGGCACTGCCGGAGGACGTGGCACCGCTTGCCGCGAACATTCCGATGATCGGCGGGGTCACCCCGCCCAGCCGTGAGGACCTGTTGGCCGTCAAGCCGGACTTCGTCTACTCGCCCACCACCTACGAGTTCACCGCAGAGCAGGGCTTTGCCAGCATCGAGCAGCTCGAGCAGGCCGGAGTCTCCGTCTACGTCGCCAACGGCGGGTGCAAGGACCGCCGCATGACCGGTGAGGTCACGGATCTGTTCACCGATCTGGAGAACATCGGCAAGATCTTCGGCGTTGAGGAGGCCGCCGCCGGCCTCATCGCGAAGAGCCGGGCCGACCTCGACAAGGTCGCCAAGGCGCTCGCCGACGTGAAAAAGCTGCGCGTCGCACAGGTGTACGTCGACGGCACCACCCTGCAGACCATCGGCGCCGGCGTCGAATACGACATCCTTCGCCTGGCCGGGGCCGACAACGTCTACACTCCCGATCAGCCGGCGTTCGCGAAGTTCTTCGCGGCGACGATCACACCCGAGTCCCTCGCGGCCGAGCGGCCCGACGCCCTGGTGTTCTCGGTGTACGACGAGAAGCACGAGGCCGCGACCCGCAAGTACCTCACCACTACCTTCCCGGACATGCCGGCGGTGCGCAATGACCGGCTGATCGCGGTCTCCAGCGCCGACGTGTTCCCCGGAACGCTGGGCAACATCTCGATCGTGCGGCGGATCGCGGAGCGGCTCTATCCTGATGCGTTCTGA
- a CDS encoding FecCD family ABC transporter permease — protein sequence MLSGATGSVSVSLVEAAQIVIGHLVPGMPWMSDGTLTPLQDQAVWQFRLPRTLLAALAGAGLALAGALMQVTVRNPLAEPYILGVSSGASVGAVLVIVFGSAALGGLSLNVAAFAGALAACVGVGALARKDGALSPMRMILAGVALGTLLSAVTSYLTISTDAQNVVSVLFFLLGSVSAASMPSLIGPAVALVVAGMIAALLARSLNALLTGDESAVSLGVHASRLRGLLLAVASLLTGTVVSVAGGIGFVGLVVPHIARIAVGADHRRMLPVTVLGGAVFLMIADLLARTVAAPTEIPLGILTSFVGAPFFLWLMRRNGAERAGFGR from the coding sequence GTGCTGTCCGGCGCGACGGGTTCGGTGTCGGTGAGCCTGGTGGAGGCGGCTCAGATCGTGATCGGGCATCTGGTTCCGGGGATGCCGTGGATGTCTGACGGGACGTTGACGCCGTTGCAGGATCAGGCGGTGTGGCAGTTCCGGCTGCCGCGGACGCTGTTGGCGGCGCTGGCCGGTGCCGGCTTGGCTCTGGCGGGCGCATTGATGCAGGTCACAGTCCGCAATCCGCTCGCCGAGCCCTACATCCTGGGCGTGTCCTCCGGAGCGAGCGTCGGGGCGGTGCTCGTGATCGTGTTCGGTTCGGCCGCGCTGGGCGGGTTGTCGTTGAACGTGGCCGCGTTCGCGGGCGCCTTGGCGGCCTGTGTGGGCGTCGGGGCGTTGGCACGGAAGGACGGGGCGCTGTCGCCGATGCGGATGATTCTGGCCGGTGTCGCGCTGGGAACCTTGCTGAGCGCGGTGACGAGCTATCTGACGATCTCCACTGACGCGCAGAACGTCGTGAGTGTGTTGTTCTTCCTGCTGGGGAGTGTGTCGGCGGCGTCGATGCCGAGCCTGATCGGCCCGGCTGTCGCGCTCGTGGTGGCCGGGATGATCGCGGCGCTGCTGGCGCGGTCGCTGAACGCGCTGTTGACCGGGGACGAGTCGGCGGTCTCGCTGGGGGTGCACGCCTCCCGGTTGCGCGGGCTGCTGCTGGCGGTGGCGTCTCTGCTGACCGGCACCGTGGTCTCGGTCGCCGGCGGGATCGGGTTCGTCGGGCTGGTCGTCCCACACATCGCGCGGATCGCGGTCGGTGCGGACCATCGGCGGATGCTGCCGGTTACGGTGCTGGGTGGGGCTGTGTTCCTGATGATCGCAGACCTGCTGGCGCGTACGGTTGCCGCGCCGACGGAGATCCCCTTGGGCATCCTCACCTCATTCGTCGGCGCTCCGTTCTTCCTGTGGCTGATGCGGCGGAACGGGGCCGAGCGTGCGGGGTTCGGCCGATGA